The DNA segment atattttttaaagcaaattactGAACCAACAATTAAGTTGTTTAAAATCTACCAaaactcgggtgcctgggtggctcagtcagttaagtgtctgcctttgctcaggtcatgatcccagagtcttgggatcgagtcccgcatcaggctccctgttccgcagggagtctgcttctcccttggctcctcctcccactcattctctcaatctctctctctctctctcataagtgggtaaaatctttaaaaaataaaaataaaaaaataaaatatactaaaactcATACTGATTTATGAGGTAAACACTAGCCTATTGCTTCAAACACAGTTCTCAACCTAGAACGcagacacatacatacaaataccTCATCAACATTAGCAGTACACAgaacaaaaaaggacaaaattgGGCAAATTATTCTCAAATTATATTACCATCATAGTTACttcttctaaaatgtatatagtaaAACTCTATTAATAACAAATGcaacaaataatttattaaaatgtcaaaaactgGAATTTCTCCTTCAAGTGATGGCAGCAAATAACCCAATTATACCCAATTATATAATCACAATTCAATTTGTAAATGCAAGGTGATATACATCTTTAATGGGACTTGCTAAGAGAAAGAGATTTTACATTAAATTCACTGAAGCCCCTTAGatatagaaaaattgaaagtgagaaaaatgttataaaaatatgtattttttttaaaaagctatatgtACGCACTCTAATCAGGTATGTGTAGAGATATGGTTAAACCTTTAGAACAACTAGCTCCTTTCACAAAATAATACAGTTTTACCTAAAATTtaaaggattcttttttcttataaaagagcTATTTAATGACGTtccaaaacatgtaaaaatatgttaaagataTTGTTCAATGGAAATGCTATTATATTCTAAAAGGTCTTAAACTTTCTATGTAGGTAAGACACACAAGTGAACTTGTTATTCGGAAATAAAAAATAGGTGCGCCTGTGTAGTtctgtcagttaagtggctgcctttggctcaggtcatgatcccagggtcctgggataaagcatGGAGCatagggctccctcctcagtggggagcctgcttctccctcctgttcaccgtgcttgtgctgtcaaataaacaaaatcttaaaaatatatatatataaaatatatttcaaaattgccATTGTTTCTGCTATCATGTATTTCATTactctaaaaaatgttttaaaacacacaaaaatttaaatttctagcCACGCTCATAATCCTAGGGTGAGAGAATTATGGCATACTAGTCAATTTTCATATACTTACATTCCTGGTGTAGCCTAATGTTATTCtctatcaaaactgaaaaaactAGTTGTACAGCTTGACCTTAGAAAGACAGgcttctagtttttgttttttaggaatcAATTGGACCTCATTATTACGATAATTTCAACAACAATAACGTCTTTAACACCTACCATTCATTCTCACATTGTATTAATAAtcatcaatttaaaatatattcattggtCAGAAAACTATTTTCAATCTATTTGAATCTTAAGAAAGAGTAACTCAAGATTTTTTAATAGGAGCTAAATTGCAAAAAGTTTACATTttgtgaagaaaatatgaaaggatGACTGCAGGGATTAGGTGAGGGGTATCAAGTTCTCTAGCCTCTTCCTCTTGTTCTCCCAAGAAGAGAGATTACCATTTCTCCTCAGTCAGAGTCCCTAGCTGCATTTCAGTGTACCATGGAGAGATGGACTGAAGATTCAGAGAGGGAAGTATGGCAGGGAGGCACGCAGGTACCGCAAAAATCCTACCTCTGCTGTACCCATTAgaagagggaaagacaaataacaaagTCACATTAATCCAAGTATAAAATTATCATAAGagattcaaaataatgaaatgaacatttaaaacaaaagacctttatgactaaaaagaaataaccaaatttcagAAATTGATGGGAATCagcaaaaacattttcttaagattttatttttaaagtaatctctacacctaacatgaggattgaatttacaaccctgagatcaagagtcccacacctacagactgagccagccaggcatcccagcaaatttttttaaaataattttttttaacttttgttttatttctgtagttttatttcctctttataaCCTCAAATTTTGCGTCAAAGTACTATCCTCACatgtttctttattccttccctACTGTATTTTAAAGTTACTTCCACAAAATAGGAATTTTACTAATCAAATTATTTCACAACTATTTTAAACTAATCACAAATACAGAAAGTGTCTCATTTCTAAAAGTCACTTTTCTTGAGTATCAAACAGAAAGTTATATTTTCAAACACAGTATGTCTTTTTTAGGAAATCTGGGACACATTAGATATCAATTTGCTAGATAGAAAAGCAACaacctagaaaaatatttccctttaagTACTGGCTAGATAGGTCAGgtttctcaacatcactcagacCCCTGTCTCTGAGCTTCTGACAGCAGCAAATCCCAAATCTTGAAAaggcttcagatttttttttttgccaaataccTTTAGCCTTAAAATTAACTAACACATCAGAGATTTTCAATAAATacctcattttttatatttttgtcaagAAGCCAAGAGAGCCTACTGAAACTTTTTGTCTAGGAAAATTTTCTATCTCTGCCagaatccatttatttattgtttccaGTGCTAAATGTAATGTGTAAAATTACAAAAACCTAAACTATGAAAAAGGCAAGGTACCAAACCATATAGAACATGTTACCCCTAGTGTGTAAAAATGGTTATATGTTTCAAATTGTACAGACCATCCCAGAAAAAAACAGGTAATAGTGCCTCTGAAAAGGGAagaggctggaggagaggagggccATCTCTTTTCACTGTATTCCCTTTGGTggtatttgcttttttcccctctgtgtgcCAGCATTGTTTTTAAGGAAAGCAAACCGAACAAAAAACAttccttaaaaatacatttctgtgaaATCCAATTTAGTCAATAATATTTAAGAATCTATGGAGTATAAGTTTCCATACATAATTTAGACAGACAATAATCTGATGAAGTGAATTTGATGAAAAGCTTTAATGGAATATTAAGTGGACTGTTTTAATTTGTGtctgtatataaatgtatatatacatcccCTAGACATCATCTGCATGTATCCAAATAGTGTTTTCAGCATGAAGGTATGTCATTTCTAGAATGAGACACAAATAATTGATAATGAGAAATGTTAAAGattgtgaatttttttcataaCTACTGACCTCCAGTGAAGGAGTAATATTCAGGGTATCAAGCTCCCCAGCAGCCAGAGTGACTCTCTGCAGAGAGCCTCCAAATATGATAaagtgcttttttatttaaaaacggGATCCTTCCATATGTAAATGAACCTGTAACAGGACTCAATACAGCTGAAAAAATAAGCAACAACTTGCAGTATAACCGCTTGATGTGAATTGCTATCCTGTAGTTCTATAAAACAAATTACACAAGATGAAATGTATAACCTGAAAACAGACTGAATAATAACtggaaaaaatgtaattataaacaCTTCTTCAACTTGGGTAACTAATCGACATGAACATATGACAATAAGTTTCATTTCTGAGACATGTttgaacttgaaaaataaaatataatggttCACATGGACTTTTTTATCCGTAAATGCCATCACACAAGTATTTTTACTTACCTTGTTGTCTCTGATAGAAGTTTGAAATGTCTTTCTACTATTTTTTGTTCAAGCCAGTACAAGTAAAGAATACAATTTTAATTAAGCCAAAATTTAAAAGCCAAATTGCTGTTTTCAGTGTTCCAGCAATCACTTAAGTACATACATAAATGCTTCTTTGTGTgtcaccaatttttaaaaattaatagacaaTTCCAGTTGCAGGTGAGGATGAAGACCTAGCCCAAACATTTCAAGTTCAGGAAAGACCTGTAAAAGTAGCATCATGTTAAAATTGTAGCAATACTAACCTTGCTAAGTCAATTAACTGACAACTGCAAACAATTCATGTAACTTTGCCTTTTgttctttcagcatttttaaataCTACTCTACACACTTGTCTGGTTGACACTTTGTTCTCACAGAGGATCATACTggtcccttcccaccccctcacccctaGAGAGGGCAGATTCTTTGCAAAACTCactgaaatgaacaaaacaatgaTTAAAACAGTAAGAACAAAACTCTGGAAGACATTCCAACCAAAGGGCTAAAACCAAACAGGAAAAGGAATAGGTAACACTGTTCTTGCCTTCAAGACATGTACTGTTAGGTTGACCTGGAATGGTTTTCACacatccttttcttcttctttttaaacaataaaatatggcTTAAGAAAGCattctccttgtttttctttctcctgccccACCAGTATGCAGGAAAACTTAAGCACTGTATCTTtgtttcccattttcattttttttaactgcaagattgttttcaaaatttagtCACTATGCTTTGCACACttcttttgtcttattctttgtCGTGTTCAGCATTTGGTGGAGAGTTCACAATGTCTAAGTTCTTTGCTCTGCAGATAAATTTGCAAATTAAAGAATgacaaagttttttaaaaatcagtttatctatggctttgtatttttcaagagaaactaTCTTTTTTACCTGGTTTCTGCATCCATTTCATATTCCTTGAATATGTATTTTCTGACAACAAAAAGACCCATTTCAAACAGCTAGAAATACTTAggttttcagggttttttctttctcttctttttgatcaTTGTAGTGATAGGAGAATAAATCctaaattgaatatttattttagagagagagatgagggggcagagagaaaaacagggaaggagggagggaggatggggaggaaaaggagcagcagcaaaggaaagaaaactgtgaAGAACTTTACAGGTGCAAAATGAACATGAAACattctaacaaataaaaatgtacccTCTTTCCCTTATCCAACCTCCATCCCCACAGATAAAAACAGAATACTTACAAGTTAGTATCTGTGTATTTGTGGGTGTCTCTGTGtgcatgttttctctcttctttggatTTGGATACTTTGAGCTAATTTGGAAGTGCCCGTTTGGATGCCCACAAAATGATGCTTAAGGGTCTAAAGATGCATAAATTAGAAGTCCTACAATGGCAGAGGATGGTTATTGTACCTCATCTCTTCAGGCGCTCTTATGGTGGGACccaagagccttttttttttttttaacactttagaTGATGGAGGGAATGAGGGGTTGGTCGCTGTAGAGGACCAGGCGAGCCCTGCACAACCCCTCCAAATCAGCACCACATCCCCGCTCCCCAAATATGCTGGACTTTCCTACAAAGTCCCTTTAGGGAAACTCCGGTCTGGACGGAAAGAAGCGCTGAGTCCTTGACGTCAAGCCCCGACGCCAACCTCGGAGTTTCTATTTCTGGTGCTTGAGGGTTGGGGTAACTGCTGGGGATGGAGGCGGGAAGGATGGAGAAAGCAAAGGGGGGTGATCTTCTCAAGAAACACCCAACTGCCCCCTTTACCTTTTTTGCCTCCAttacggggggtggggggtagagaaAAAGATGTCAATGACCATTGTTTGCTCGTTTGGGACGTTGCTCCGCCCCCCGAGTCTGTCGTAAACCTGGCGGCGGACTAAAATAAACCCCAGATCCCGCGGCTCGAGGGCTCGCCGCGCCGCCGACTCCTCGTCACAGGCGCTGCCGCCGCAGCCGGGGTGGCGGCGACGAGCGGCCGCCGCGTTCCGCCCGCGCCCGCCCCGGGCCCCCCTACCTGGCCGTCCGCCGAGCCATGTCGTTGAGCCCCAAGCACACGACGCCCTTCTCCGTGTCCGACATCCTGAGCCCCATCGAGGAGACCTACAAGAAGTTCGGCGGCGCCATGGACGGCGCGCCGCCCGGCCTGGGGGCGCCCCTGGGGGCCGCGGCTGCCTACCGTGCGCCGCCGCTCGGCCCCTCCTCGcaggcggcggcggtggcgggcATGCAGCCACCCCACGCCATGGCGGGCCACaacgcggcggcggcggcggccgcggcggcggcggcggccgcggctgCCGCCACCTACCACATGCCGCCTGGCGTTTCGCAGTTCCCGCACGGCGCCATGGGCGGCTACTGCAACGGCGGCTTGGGTAACGTGGGCGAGCTGCCCGCCTACACGGACGGCATGCGGGGCGGCGCGGCCGCCGCGGCCACCGGCTGGTACGGCGCCAACCCGGACCCGCGCTACTCGTCAAGTGAGCGGGGCGGGCAGCGCGGGACTGAGGGCAGGCGGACGGCGCGGGCTTTGCCCGTCACAGACCGGGGCGCGCGCGGAGCCGAGGGTCCCGGGCCTCTGGCCGGGGCGCGCGGGGGGTGCCGGGACTGGGCTGGGGGCGCGCGGAGAGTCCTGGGACCCGGCCGGGGGCACCGGGCCCCTAGGCGCGCGGAGCGTGCTGGGACCCAGCCGGGGTCCCACCGGTGTCGCGGCCCGCGCGGTGCGAAGAGCGTGGGGCAGCGGCGGGAGCGGGATCCCTGCAGGCCTGGCGCTCACCCGGCTTCTTCCCTTGGGGCCCTCCCCAGTCTCCAGGTTCATGGGGCCATCGGCGGGCGTGAACGTGGCCGGCATGGGGTCGCTGACGGGCATCGCGGACGCCGCCAAGACGCTGGCGCCGTTGCATGCGGCTGCGGCGGCTCCGCGAAGGAAGCGTCGCGTGCTCTTCTCGCAGGCGCAGGTCTACGAGCTGGAGCGTCGCTTCAAGCAGCAGAAGTACCTGTCGGCTCCCGAGCGCGAGCACCTGGCCAGCATGATCCACCTGACGCCCACGCAGGTCAAGATCTGGTTCCAGAACCACCGTTACAAGATGAAGCGGCAGGCCAAGGACAAGGCGGCgcagcagctgcagcaggagGGCGGCCTGggcccgccgccgcctccgccgccgtCCCCGCGTCGGGTGGCGGTGCCCGTGCTGGTCAAGGACGGCAAGCCGTGCCAGAACGATGCCAGCACGCCGACACCCGGCCAGGCCGGCCCGCAGCCACAGGCCCCGACGCCCGCGCCTGAGCTCGAGGAGCTGTCGCCCAGCCCGCCCGCGCTGCACGGCCCGGGGGGCGGCCTGGCGGTCCTGGACGCGGCCGCGGGGGActacggcggcggcggcggcgtgcTTGGCGCCAACCTGCTCTATGGCAGGACGTGGTGACCGCGCGGGCGCCCCGGGGCGGGGTCCCGCCTGCGGCGCGGAGGGTGTGTAAGAAACTTCGAGAACGGATGGGGAAAACACACCGAAGCTGACTCGAGTACACggagatcaaaaactaatgaacgGGTCATGGAGAGGGGCAGCCTCAGAACCTctttgctggggggggggggggggggggacagcgACGGCCCCGGAATTGAATAATACGACACCAGGAGGCTGTGAGGTGGTGATTTCCTCCTTCAGAAGTTCCTAAATTATTCGAA comes from the Zalophus californianus isolate mZalCal1 chromosome 8, mZalCal1.pri.v2, whole genome shotgun sequence genome and includes:
- the NKX2-4 gene encoding homeobox protein Nkx-2.4, encoding MSLSPKHTTPFSVSDILSPIEETYKKFGGAMDGAPPGLGAPLGAAAAYRAPPLGPSSQAAAVAGMQPPHAMAGHNAAAAAAAAAAAAAAAATYHMPPGVSQFPHGAMGGYCNGGLGNVGELPAYTDGMRGGAAAAATGWYGANPDPRYSSISRFMGPSAGVNVAGMGSLTGIADAAKTLAPLHAAAAAPRRKRRVLFSQAQVYELERRFKQQKYLSAPEREHLASMIHLTPTQVKIWFQNHRYKMKRQAKDKAAQQLQQEGGLGPPPPPPPSPRRVAVPVLVKDGKPCQNDASTPTPGQAGPQPQAPTPAPELEELSPSPPALHGPGGGLAVLDAAAGDYGGGGGVLGANLLYGRTW